The genomic DNA actacagagcaatcGATACACTACAAAGCAATAGACTACAGAGCAATCGATACACTACAAAGCAATAGACTACAGAGCAATCGATACACTACAGAgcgatacactacagagcaatcGATACACTACAAAGCAATAGACTACAGAGCAATCGATACACTGCAGAGCAACCGATACACTACAGAGCGATACACTACAGAACAATCGATACACTACAAAGCaatacactacagagcaatcGATACACTACAGAGCGATACACTACAGAACAATCGATACACTACAAAGCAATAGACTACAGAGCAATCGATACACTACAGAgcgatacactacagagcaatcGATACACTACAAAGCAATAGACTACAGAGCAATCGATACACTACAGAgcgatacactacagagcaatcGATACACTACAAAGCAATAGACTACAGAGCAATCGATACACTGCAGAGCGATACACTACAGAACAAtcgatacactacagagcaatcGATACACTACAGAGCGATACACTACAAAGCAATAGACTACAGAGCAAtcgatacactacagagcaatcGATACATTACAGAGCAATACACTACCGAGCAATCGATACTCTCcacaaatatgtaaaaataagaACTAAAGGAAGGATTTGggtgaaatacatacaaatgaatATTAATACTCATTACATTTACATGCTAAAATGGCAGAGGCAATTTGCCTTTAgtattatataataatgttGAATCAAAATAATCAGTTAATAGATTTGCAGCAGTTGTGATACAATTTACTTTTCACAGGTTAATATTATTTCTCTATGTTTGAAATCACAGCTATAAAATCTACCATTTTGTAAAAGGTTACTATCTAACTAGTCTAATCATCCCCTTTTTCTCTCCGCAGGTTTAAGTGCAGCAACTGCTCCAAAACGTGGCCTTCCGCCCAGATCATGGTTGTCTTTCACTACCGGCTGCGCAGCGACCGGGGCACCGTCCTGATGAGGGCGTTCAGGCAGGCGTGTCGACATTGCAGCGGCAAGTACGAAAAGCCGGGGTTTACCAAGCAGGCGGTGGAGGAGCTTCTCCTTAGACTGATGGGCAAAATTAAGAAGAACTGCTACGGCTGTGCAGATGACGGGGAATACAATCCTGTCTGCTCTGAAACAGTTAGGACCAAACCACACGAGAGCTCGCTGTGTGAAGCCTGCAGCCAGGGCATCTGTTGCAAAGATGAGTAGGACTGTTGGATGCTTGAAAAGAGGTCATAACGTTGTTGGCCTTAGCTGCTATGAAATATAGGCTACTGTATAGCCGTGTCTCAAATTGCATACTACGGACTATGCACTTAACTGTGGATAGTATACTAATCGTCCTAGTATACTGTTTATGtagtaaattatttaaaaaaagttaaattcacATAGGCTGTATTCAAATCCTCATCTACCATACTACAtgtactacataccaacatttcagtaGTATGCATATTGGACATAGTATACTACTTAGTATGGTAAAAGTACCCAGATGGCTTGATACATTCAGTGTTGCCAACTAGTTTCAATGGAAAGTAGCTAAAGTCTGCTAGAAAAGTCGTCAAGTGTCGCTAGATGATGTCATATGCTGATTAGCTTAGTCGTGACATCATCGCGTCTCATTTGCAAACAATACAGATTCGTGATTGGTCCTTGACAACGCTGTTTGCACATGTGCAGCTCATTCAAGTCTATGTCAACTGCCGTGCGGTCAACTGATTGTGCTGCTCCGCCTTCTCGCCTGctcccctctgtctctgtcagtctcACTGAACAGAGTAGATGCAGAGAGGTGAGCCTCCGAGTCCGGGCAGGACAGCAAGACCACGCCATCGCAGGGCAGTACTGGCGACTTTCTTCTACGGAAGGTAGCTAAGGTTTGTCCAAAAAGTCACTAGATTTGTTGCTAGGCGCTAAATTGACAACACTGGCTACATTAGCCATATATGTAGTATACAACTACAATATTGCTTCCCATCATGTTTCACAGTTGGCTGACGTTCCATTCAATTACAAAAATGGATGACTAGTCTACAAATGAGGAAGCTCTCTGCAATTCAAATGTAACTACATGGTTAATTTTATTGATAatttgttcattgtatttatgtttcctCATATAAAAAGTAGTTTTCAACAACATAGTTTAACTTTacgaaacattttttttgtttgtttttatatagtACACTGAATCATTAATCTTCATACTGCATACTGTACTACTTACTAGTCAGAAAATCAGTATGTGGCATGCAGTATGTAATAGGATAGTATGCAGTTTCAAATACAGCCATACTTTTTTTGCACTTACAGGAAATTATGCATAGCACTGCTTGTCACACAGGAGACCCCACAAAATTCAAATTTATGCATGTTGAAATTTTGTCAAttgaatacaaaagtaaatgttaaagtaaatttaaaataaacgtaAAACAGTAATATTACCACCCCCGAAAGAGTCCTATCTCTAAATCATTACAATATcttatgtgctttgtgttttggacaggtcttatttaaataaacctaTCCCAGAGAGAGGTactttaaaagtaaataaatagaataGTTCAAGTACATCAGTAATTAAGTTTTAGTAACAATTTTTAATTATAGGTTTGTGTAAGTTGATTCTTCTTGCATTCAGGATGTCaattttgttcatttattttttatttatccaTATTTGGCTGTATATCATTTGATTGTGAacaatgtgtatgtatgtctgaAATTACTTTGGGGGGAAAAATACTATTTATATAATCTATTTGATTTTCCTATTctttgtatatgtatttcaaataccACATTTGTgtgaattaaaaatacaaatatttttgtattggtgTTTTGTgactaaaatgaaatgttgactAATGGTGATGATCACtgcaaacactttaaaataaatgcaacaaatGTGAACACCGTTGAAGAAACCCCTTTAAAGGATAAAAACTgcagttgtgttgcaaatggaaaagaagtCTTTATTGCAGGCCGGCCCAGAAGAATAACAGTGCGAACATGAGGCAGTCTCATGCTCAAACAGCTTTTTTACAGATCTCTTCCAGGAATTGCAttttatacagttctaaacaaaaggtgaataatgtccagtcagcagagggcagtgtcccggatgtgcatgtggattggctGAGCCCTAGCTTCTCTACTTTGAAGTGTCAGGGTTACTTAGCAGCAGGGGTGACGTCACCGTTCCCTCctcaaagcattctgggatgcatGAAGGGCTGATGGGTcaagaaatatatacatattcatatacatttgaatatttatgcagagctgatgtgtccttatttgtatttaaatttctgacaagacctcaggtctttcaaCCGTTAAAGTCCGCTATGAAAGGGTTGACATTCCTGGTAACACAGAGCCCATCAGGAGAGACAATGCAGCGGTGCA from Amia ocellicauda isolate fAmiCal2 chromosome 1, fAmiCal2.hap1, whole genome shotgun sequence includes the following:
- the LOC136755688 gene encoding receptor-transporting protein 3, coding for MSTDWSPTLWKDTFNELLEDELEYNDSWSFQFNHSLKEDASQEERRRGWKIYSRCIYGTFKCSNCSKTWPSAQIMVVFHYRLRSDRGTVLMRAFRQACRHCSGKYEKPGFTKQAVEELLLRLMGKIKKNCYGCADDGEYNPVCSETVRTKPHESSLCEACSQGICCKDE